AAAGAGCAAATCGAGATCGAAGGTTTCATGTGGAGATGTGACCTCCTAATAGTGAACGACTATAACCGGTTGGAAATAAAACGAATCGCTGATAAGGCCATCTCCCGATGCATGGCTCCAAGTTGGCAAGAGGTAGCAGCGCAAATTTCACGTCGGACAAATTGGGAATTCGATACATACACTTGAGAATCCCCAATAACAACCCCTTACTGTTGAGGTTTATTTTTCATGACCCAATCCACCCTTCCCGAACTTCTTCGCCCCGCCTCTTACGTTTATGGGACGTGGCACAGCAATCCCGACGGGCAAACCCTCGTGGACGCCGTGTATGGCCGCCCCGTCGCCGTCATTTCCTCGGAAGGCATTGACTTCGCCCAGGCGCTGGCCTACGGGCGGCAACAGGCATCGGCGCTGCGGCGCCTGACCTTTCACCAGCGGGCGCGCGCGCTGAAGGCCCTGGGCACCTACCTGATGGAGCGCAAGGAAGCCTATTACGAACTCAGCGCCCTGACCGGCGCGACCCGCCGCGACTCCTGGGTGGATATCGAGGGCGGCATTGGCACCCTGTTTTCCTACGCGTCCGTGGCACGGCGCGACCTGCCCGACGAGCGCTTCTGGCCCGACGGCAAGGTCGAGCGCCTGGGCCGGGAAGGCACCTTTGTGGGCCGCCACCTGCTCGTGCCGCGCGAGGGCGTGACCGTGCAGATCAACGCCTTTAACTTTCCGGTGTGGGGCATGCTGGAAAAGTTTGCGCCCAGCTTCATTGCCGGGATGCCCAGCCTGGTCAAGCCTGCGCCGCAAACGGCGTATGTCACCGAGCGCGTGGTGCGCGACATGCTGGCCTCGGGGCTGCTGCCCGAAGGGGCGCTGCAGCTCGTGACCGGCGACCCCGGCGACCTGCTGGACCATGTCGAGGAGCAGGATGTGGTGGCCTTTACCGGCTCGGCGGCCACGGCGGCCAAGCTGCGGGTTCACCCCAATGTGGTGGCGCGCAACGTGCCGTTTAACACCGAGGCCGACAGCCTGAACGCTTCGGTGCTCGGCCTGAGCGTCAAGCCTGAGGACCCCGAATTTGCACTGTTCGTACGTGAGGTCGCCCGCGAGATGACCGGCAAGGCAGGCCAGAAATGCACCGCCATTCGCCGGGCCATCGTGCCGGGTCATCTGGTGGAGGCCGTGACCGAGGGGCTGCGCCGCGAGCTGGCCAAAGTGACCCTGGGCGACCCCGCCCGCGACGACGTGCGCATGGGCGCCCTGGTCAGCGTGGAGCAGCGCGAGCGGGTGCGCGAGACCCTCGTCAGGTTGCAGCAGGAAGCCCGCATCGTCATCAGCGGCGAGGCCCAGCTGCTGGGGGGCGACCGCGAGAAGGGCGCCTTCCTGGACCCCACGGTGCTGCTGTGCGACTCGCCGCTGACCGCGAAAGGACCGCATGAACTTGAAGCCTTCGGGCCAGTGGCGACCCTGCTGCCCTACGAGTCGCTGGACGACGCTGTTCAGCTGGCCAAACTGGGGCGCGGCTCGCTGGCAGGCAGCATAGTCACGCACGACCGCGCCGAGGCCACCGAGCTGGTGCTGGGAATGGCCAGCACCCACGGCCGCCTGCTGGTCCTGAACCGCGAGAACGCCAAGGAGAACACTGGCCACGGCTCACCGTTGCCGCAGCTCAACCACGGCGGCCCCGGCCGGGCGGGCGGCGGCTCGGAACTGGGCGGGCTCTCGGCGGTGCGCCATCACATGAACCGGCTGGCGGTGCAGGCCGACCCCACCACCCTGGCGGCCATCACGCACGAATATGTGCCCGGCGCGCAGGTGCAGGAGGACGGCACCCACCCCTTCCGCAAGACCTTCGACGAGATTGAGGTGGGCGACAGCCTCCTGACCCACCGCCGCACCGTGACCGAGGCCGACATCGTGAACTTCGCCAATGTGTCGGGCGACCACTTTTACGCCCATGTGGACGAGATTGGCGCGCGCGAGGGCATCTTTGGCAAGCGGGTGGCGCACGGCTACTTCCTGCTGTCGGCCGCTGCCGGGCAGTTCGTGTGGCCCGCACCAGGGCCAGTGCTGGCGAACTACGGCCTGGAAGGGCTGCGGTTTATAGAGCCAGTGGGCATCGGCGACACCATCCGCACCCGCCTCACCTGCAAGCGCAAGATTCGCAAGGACCTGCGCCCAGATGAAACCCGCCCGACAGGCGTGGTGGAGTGGCGAGCGGAAATCACCAACCAGGATGGCGCGCTGGTCGCCACCTACGACATCCTGACGCTGGTGGAGCGCGCGCGCGACGAGTTTGATCCGCCTGCTGACACGCTAAGCGCCTGAATGCCCGAAGACGCGCGCGGCGAGTTGCAAGATGGCCGCTTTGATTTCCGGGCGCAGAAGGATGGCCGGGTGGTCGTGTCGTGGTACGGCCGCCCCGTCACCACCCTGGCTGGCCGGGACGCCGAGCGGTTTCTGGCGCGCGTGGCTGGGCTGGACGACCACGCCGCGCAACTGGTCATGGCCCGCGTGACTGGCAACTTCAAGCGCGGCAACGAGAGGGGCCGAGGCTGATACAGCTTCAGGTTTGACCCGATTGGAATGATTCGCAGAGCGGCGCAGCAGAGGAAAAAAGGGTCGGCTGTCCAGAAACTGGCCCTGCCAAGGGCCGAAGGCGGGGAAATTGCCGGATGCTCCGAAGCTGCCCGGAACCTGTTTTTTGCTGCTCGCTCAGCTCGGCTTTAACCGTTTTTGCAAGCAACTGAATCGGCAGCCGTCTCCGCCTGTTGTTCCCAGAGAAGTACCGTGCCCGGCCCAGCGGGTCTTCTACGCTCAGGCATGACCCTCATCACTGGACTAGACCATGTGCTGCTGGAAATGCCTGCGGGCGGCGAGCCGGCGGCGCGTGCGTTTTACAGCGGCCTGCTGGGCCTTCAGGAGGTGCCCAAACCTGTCGCCTTGCAGGCGCGGGGCGGCGTCTGGTTTGCCCTACCTGACGGGCGCCAGGTGCATCTGGGCGTGACACCGGACTTCGTGCCGCGTCTCAAGGGGCACCTGGCTTTGCGGTGCCGGAACCTGGCGGCCTTTGCCGCGCACTGCGCTGCCCAGGGCGTGCCCACCCGCGCCGATGCCGAAGGCGGCGTGCCGCGCGTGTTCCTCCACGACCCTTTTGGCAACCGGCTGGAAGTGCTTGAGGGCTGAGCGCAACTGTGTGCCACCTCTCCCCCGTTGGGGCACCGGCTGGTGGGCTAGACACCCCCTGGCCACGCCGTAGGATGAGCCATGATGGCCGCCCCCAGCCCGGTGCCGCCGCCTCTTCAGGGGCGCGTGGGCCGCGTCAAGGGCTGGGCGCTGCGCCTGATGTTCGTGGGCGGCGGCCTGGGCGCGCTGCTGACCCTGCTGCTGCCGACCCACCAGGCACCGGACCTGTGGGCAGGCCGGGTCCTGTTTCTGCTGACCGCCCTGTGTGGGCTTGGGGCGGCGGCACTGACCTGGCGACAGCCGGGTGTGCTGCGTAGCGAACGCTTTGACACCCTGTTCATGCTGCTGGGCAACTTCTGCACCCTGACCTCCGCGCTGGGCGAGACGCTGCTGTTCGGCAGCCACTTCGCCGCGCAGGTGGCGCTGTGGCCGATGGTCTTTGCCGCCGGCTTCCTGAGCCGCGCGCTGCTGCGCTGGCAGGTGGCCCTGAGCCTGCTGACGCTGGGCTTGCTGGCCAGCACGCGCCAGCTGCTGCTGCCGGGCGCCGAGCGCTGGTGGCTGGAAGCCGTCGTGCAGGCGGTGCCGGTGGTGGTCACGGGTCTGACCGTCAGTTTCTTTCGCCGCGCCGCCGAGGACGAGGCCCAGGAACTGCTGCACCTGGGCCGCACCGACCCCCTGACTGGCCTGCTGAACCGCCGGGCACTGCACGCCGAGTTCGAGGGCTCGCTGACGCGCGTGCCAGCCGGACACCGGGTTGCGGTCGTCATGCTGGACCTGGACCACTTCAAGGCCATCAACGACCGCCATGGGCACCGGGTCGGGGACGAGGTGCTGCGCTGCTTTGCCGGGGTGCTGCGGGCGCACGCCGACACCCACGACCTCCTGGTGCGGGTAGGCGGCGAGGAGTTCGTGTGGCTGACCGCCGGGCCGACACTCGAAGGCGTGCTGCACCGTGTGGAGCAGGCGCGCGCCGCCCACACTGCCCACCCCGATGGCCGCGCGGTCACCGTGAGCGCTGGTGTGGCCCACGGCGAGGTGGCCGAGGTGGAGGGCAGCCACCTGCAACTGCTGTTGGACCGGGCCGACGCAGCCCTGTACGCCGCCAAAGCGGCCGGCCGCAACGGCGTGCAGGTGCATGGTCTGGCCGCACCCTGAAGCCGTTTTTTAGTTGCTGTGACCGGACTGAAGGCTCTGCAGCCCAGCTCTATTCACGCGCTCGGTCGTCTTGATGACCCCTGCTCTTGGCCTGCCCGTGTCACCACTGCCGGGGAAACGGTGCGGTCAGCATTCATCTGAGATCCCCGACCGTCACCCGGCGGCGTGCCAGCCTCTCCTTTGACCGCAGCAGCACTTCACCGCCTGTACTGGCCAGCTCTGCGGCCAGCTCTCCCTTGAGAAAAGGCCGAACCAACACAGCCGCCTCTGGAAGACGGATAAAGTGTCGCGCATGGACTACCGCAACCTCGGCAAAAGTGGCCTGAAAGTCAGTGAAGTCGCCCTGGGCGGCTGGGAAACCTACGGCATCAACGAGGACGCCTCAAAGATGGTGCGTGAGATCGTCACGGCGGCCTACGAGGGCGGCGTCAATTTCTTTGACCAGGCCGATATTTACGCGCGTGGCCGCAGCGAGGAACTGATGGGCGCGGCGCTGCGCGAGTTTCCCCGGCACACCCTGGTGATCTCCAGCAAGGTGTTCTGGCCCATGAGTGACGATGTCAACGACCGTGGCCTGAGCCGCAAGCATGTGCTGCACAGCATTGACGGCACCCTGAAGCGCCTGGGCACCGATTACCTGGACATCTACTTTGCCCACCGCTATGACCCCGATGTCCCCATGGAAGAAATCGTGATGGCCTTTGACCAGGTCATTCGTGACGGCAAGGCGCTGTACTGGGGCACCTCCATGTGGCCGGCCGCGCGCATCGCCCAGGCCGTCGAATTTGCCCGCGCCAACGGCCTGCACGCCCCC
This genomic window from Deinococcus betulae contains:
- a CDS encoding aldo/keto reductase family protein: MDYRNLGKSGLKVSEVALGGWETYGINEDASKMVREIVTAAYEGGVNFFDQADIYARGRSEELMGAALREFPRHTLVISSKVFWPMSDDVNDRGLSRKHVLHSIDGTLKRLGTDYLDIYFAHRYDPDVPMEEIVMAFDQVIRDGKALYWGTSMWPAARIAQAVEFARANGLHAPVTEQPEYSMVRRERVEGEILPYTEGAGVGLVVWSPLAMGLLTGKYDDGKPEGARLTEKENWGKNFLTDDNIQKVRDLRLIADDLGITRAQLALAWILRQPGVSSVITGATKTSQIQDTVKAAGVRLSSDVLEQIETILKR
- the paaZ gene encoding phenylacetic acid degradation bifunctional protein PaaZ; the encoded protein is MTQSTLPELLRPASYVYGTWHSNPDGQTLVDAVYGRPVAVISSEGIDFAQALAYGRQQASALRRLTFHQRARALKALGTYLMERKEAYYELSALTGATRRDSWVDIEGGIGTLFSYASVARRDLPDERFWPDGKVERLGREGTFVGRHLLVPREGVTVQINAFNFPVWGMLEKFAPSFIAGMPSLVKPAPQTAYVTERVVRDMLASGLLPEGALQLVTGDPGDLLDHVEEQDVVAFTGSAATAAKLRVHPNVVARNVPFNTEADSLNASVLGLSVKPEDPEFALFVREVAREMTGKAGQKCTAIRRAIVPGHLVEAVTEGLRRELAKVTLGDPARDDVRMGALVSVEQRERVRETLVRLQQEARIVISGEAQLLGGDREKGAFLDPTVLLCDSPLTAKGPHELEAFGPVATLLPYESLDDAVQLAKLGRGSLAGSIVTHDRAEATELVLGMASTHGRLLVLNRENAKENTGHGSPLPQLNHGGPGRAGGGSELGGLSAVRHHMNRLAVQADPTTLAAITHEYVPGAQVQEDGTHPFRKTFDEIEVGDSLLTHRRTVTEADIVNFANVSGDHFYAHVDEIGAREGIFGKRVAHGYFLLSAAAGQFVWPAPGPVLANYGLEGLRFIEPVGIGDTIRTRLTCKRKIRKDLRPDETRPTGVVEWRAEITNQDGALVATYDILTLVERARDEFDPPADTLSA
- a CDS encoding VOC family protein, yielding MTLITGLDHVLLEMPAGGEPAARAFYSGLLGLQEVPKPVALQARGGVWFALPDGRQVHLGVTPDFVPRLKGHLALRCRNLAAFAAHCAAQGVPTRADAEGGVPRVFLHDPFGNRLEVLEG
- a CDS encoding Imm8 family immunity protein — protein: MIVEIKAIYLSDFSDFYTFVPDDPEHFAVELRAMVGPVGEEWSESFRFTACSPGWIKEQIEIEGFMWRCDLLIVNDYNRLEIKRIADKAISRCMAPSWQEVAAQISRRTNWEFDTYT
- a CDS encoding GGDEF domain-containing protein; amino-acid sequence: MMAAPSPVPPPLQGRVGRVKGWALRLMFVGGGLGALLTLLLPTHQAPDLWAGRVLFLLTALCGLGAAALTWRQPGVLRSERFDTLFMLLGNFCTLTSALGETLLFGSHFAAQVALWPMVFAAGFLSRALLRWQVALSLLTLGLLASTRQLLLPGAERWWLEAVVQAVPVVVTGLTVSFFRRAAEDEAQELLHLGRTDPLTGLLNRRALHAEFEGSLTRVPAGHRVAVVMLDLDHFKAINDRHGHRVGDEVLRCFAGVLRAHADTHDLLVRVGGEEFVWLTAGPTLEGVLHRVEQARAAHTAHPDGRAVTVSAGVAHGEVAEVEGSHLQLLLDRADAALYAAKAAGRNGVQVHGLAAP